The DNA sequence ACTTGGGAATTTTTGTTTTGACCACAACCTGTCAGCTCAGGCGGTTGTCGCTTATGAGCGGGCGTTGGAATTGGCACCAATGAAAGTTGGGGTCTGGTCTGATTTGGGCGTCATGTATCGTCGGACGAGTCGTTTCAAGGAGGCTGTGGACGCATTTGCCCATGCCGCGTCTCTTGATCCGAAGCATGTAACATCCCGGTTCAATATGGGGATTGTGTATATGCACGATCTTAATGATGCGCCATCGGCAATTAAAATTTGGAAAGAAGTCTTGGTCATTAATCCGAAGGCAAAAACGCCTTCTGGAGAGAGTCTGGCCGCCATGGTTGCAAAGTTGGAAAAATAACGCGGAATTTGCGAACGAAAAAAAGGAAGGACGAGAGATCGTCCTTCCTTTTTTGGTGGTTTTAAGAAGGGAAGCGGTCAGATGCCGCCACCGTTTTCAAAGGATTGTTGGGTGGCTCTGGATTGGACGATCTGTGAGCCTGGCGGGACATCGCGTGTAATCCAGATGTTTCCGCCAATGACCGCGCCTGCCCCGATAGTTACCCGTCCGAGGATGGTGGAGCCAGCGTAGACAATCACGTCGTCTTCAACAATGGGATGTCGAGGAAGTCCTTTGATGAGCCGTTCATCTTCCCCTTTGGGAAAACTTTTTGCACCGAGAGTGACTCCCTGATAAATGCGGACATTGTCGCCGATCACCGTTGTTTCGCCGATTACCGTGCCTGTGCCATGATCGATGAAAAAGCTTTTGCCGATGGTCGCTCCGGGGTGAATGTCGATGCCAGTGTTCGAATGTGCCATTTCTCCAATAATTCGAGGGATTATATCCACACCTAAAAGGTATAGTTCATGGGCAATCCGATGGTTTGTCAAGGCCCGGATAGACGGATAGCAGAAGATGGTTTCTCCGTGCGTTTTGGCTGCCGGGTCTCCATCATAGGCTGCTGCCACATCAGTCAGAAGGGCTTTTCTAATAGAGGGGAGTTTGGTGATGAATTCCTGGGCTGTTTTTTTTGCCCGGATTTCGCAATCGGCACATGTGTGTTTTTCGGTTGAATCACACACAAAACAGTAGCCTCGGTTGATTTGGTCGGCCAACGTTCGGACAAGTTGATCGAGTGTCGAACCGATGTAGTACGGCATAGTGTCAGGTGTGATTTCGGACGGGCCGTAGTATCCGGGAAAGAGCACGGAGCGAAGGTCCTCGACAATTTGGGACAGCACCTCGACAGACGGCATTGGCGCGTCTTCCGTGTATCGATGTGATGCAGACCCATCGCTGCCGGATTCGACAAGCAGGGCAACAACATCAGCGAGAGAATATGATGGTATTTCCATGGAGTATCCTATTCGAAAAGCGGTGTGCTGAGGTATCGTTCGCCAGTGTCACACACAATGAAAACAATGGTTTTTCCTTCGTTTTCAGGGCGTTTTGCCAACTCAATGGCCGCAGCGCAGTTTGCTCCAGATGAAATTCCGCACAGTATGCCTTCCTGCATGATGAGTTGTTTGGCTGTTTCCAGTGCGGTGTCGTTGTCGATTTGAATGATTTCGTCAATGACCGTCGTGTTCAGGATACTTGGAATGAATCCTGCTCCGATTCCCTGAATCATATGCGGACCGGGTGTGCCTCCCGAAAGAACCGAGGAAGTTTGCGGTTCAACCGCGACGGCCTTGACGGATGGTTTTTTTTGCTTGAGCATTTCTCCGACGCCGGTGATTGTTCCGCCGGTTCCGACGCCTGCAACGAAAATATCGACAGTGCCGTCAGTATCTTCCCATATTTCCGTTGCCGTTGTGCATCTATGCATGGCCGGATTGTCCGCGTTCTCAAACTGTTGCAGCATGAAGGCGTTGTCTGTTTCCTGAACCAGTTCATGGGCACGGTCTATTGCGCCCTGCATTCCCTTGCTGGCTGGTGTCAGAACAAGTTCCGCTCCGAACCCCCGGAGGAGTTTTCGGCGTTCGATACTCATGCTTTCGGGCATGGTCAGGACCAGCCGCATCCCTTTGACTGCGCAGACAAAGGCAAGGCCGACACCGGTGTTGCCACTGGTTGGTTCGACGAGTGTGGTGTCCATGGAGATCGTGCCATTTTCAAGGGCGGCTTCAATCATGTTCTTGGCAATACGATCTTTGATCGACGCACAAGGATTGTTGAATTCAAGTTTGGCGAGGACTGATGCTTTCAATCCGTCTGTAAGGCGGTTGAGCCGAACCAGCGGTGTGTTGCCAACAAGTTCTGTCATGTCCCGGGCGATTTTCATGGTTGACTCCTTTGCGGGTTTTATAAACCAAGCCCTTGTTTCTCTGGGGAGAAAGGCGAAAGTTTTCGTAAGTTCTTGATGATGGGTGGTAGTGTCTCGAGCACGAAGTCGATTTCTTCTTCCGTGTTGAATCGGCTCAGGCTGAAACGGATGGAGCCGTGGGCAAACGTGAAAGGGACGTCCATGGCTCGAAGAACATGCGATGGTTCCAGGCTTCCTGAAGTACAGGCTGACCCGGAGCTGGCGGCAATGCCAACCTGATCGATCATCAGAAGGATGGCCTCGCCTTCCACATAGCCAAAGGAAATGTTCGCCGTGTTGGGCAATCGATTTTCCTTGTCGCCATTGAGGATCGAATTGGGTACAGCCGAAAGCAAGCCGTTTTCCAACTTGTCACGCAAAGCACGGACCCGGGTATTTTCTTCATTCATATTTTTTTGTGCCAACTCACAGGCCGTGCCAAGAGCGATGATACCCGTGGTGTTTTCCGTTCCGGCTCGGCGGCTTCCTTCCTGATGGCCTCCGATGAGGAATGGGCGGAAGGGGGTCCTTTTGCGGACATACAAGGCTCCAACCCCTTTGGGCGCATGCAATTTGTGGCCGGACAACGCCAGCATGTCCACCGGAACGTCTTTCAAGTCGATAGGGACTTTCCCCACAGCCTGGACCGCATCGGTATGAAAAAGCACGTCATGGTCTTTGGCGATTTGCGCCATTTCCTTGATTGGGTAGATATTGCCTGTTTCATTGTTGGCCCACATGATGGACACAATGGCTGTATCCGGGCGAATGGCGGCTTTGTATTCCTCCATATCCAGTCTTCCATGTTCGTCCGTGCCCAGATAAGTGACTTCGTATCCGTCCTTTTTCTCCAGGAATTTACAGAAACTCAGGACAGCCGGATGCTCAACGGCAGTGGTGATGATGTGTCGTTTTTCGGGAAAGGCGGTCAGGGCGGATCGGATGGCCGTGTTGTCGGATTCCGATCCACAGGATGTGAACAGGATTTCTTCAGGCAGGCAGTTGAGCAAGCTGGCGACTGCGGCCCGAGCTTTTTTGATCTCCACTCCTACCTGGCCTCCGAAGCGATGCATGGAGGAAGGGTTGCCGTACAGTTCGGTAAAATACGGTTTGATGGCGTCGAAAACAGCCGGGTCAACCTGCGTGGTGGCGTTGTTGTCGAGATAGATGGTCTTCATGTTTATACCTCCCGCACAATCAAATCGGGATCGACTTTTTCGTTGAGCTTGGTTGCCACCAGATTGTGGAGTGTTGCCTGGCTGGATGGACAACCGGAACACATACCGAGAAATTGGACCACGACCTCGTTTCCGTCGATGTCCACCAGTTTGATGTCGCCACCGTCGGCTTGCAGAGGCGGACGAACATCGTTGTCAATGACAGACTCGATAAGGTGCATTCGTTGGATGTTCGTCATGCCCTGTGCCGGGAAGGCCGGTTCAGAGGAGGGCGTTTCACAGACGGATTCTCCTTTGGCCTGTGCCAGGAGTTTTTCCAGGTCTTCGATACACTTGCCGCATCCGCCGCCAGCCTTGGTGAAGTTTGTGATGTCTTCGACCGTCTGAAGGTTGTTTTCTTTGATGGCCCGTAATATTTCTTCGTCGAATATGCCGAAACATTCGCAGATCAGCTCGCCTTCGTGTGAGTGTTCAGCCTGCGGTGGTGCTTCTCCACGCATGTTTTTGAATGCCTGTTCGAGCGCTTCCTGCCCCATGACGGAACAGTGCATTTTTTCTCTGGGCAATCCGCCGAGGTATTCGGCGATATCCTTGTTGGTCAGTTTTTCGGCTTCTTCAACAGGTTTGCCGATCAGAAGCTCTGTGAGAGCCGAACTGGAGGCAATGGCACTGGCACAGCCGAAAGTCTGAAATTTTGCATCCGTGATAATATTGTCATGAACTTTAATATAGAGTGTCAGGGCATCTCCGCAGGCCAGAGAACCGACTTCTCCCACACCGTCAGCGTCTTCCAATATGCCGACGTTGCGAGGGTTGAGAAAATGGTCTTTTACCTTGTCTGTATATTCCCACATGAGCGTCTCCGTATTTGTGCTGAAAGTTTGTTGTCAGACAGTGATAATCATTCATCGGCAAAGGTCAATCACAGAGAGATAAGTCCAGGCACCTCGGCTGCTTTTTCGTATACATCCATGACATGGTCGGCTGAACACATGGTGGAGACCATGGTGATGCTGATATATTTGCCGGTCTTGGATTGCTTTGTTTCCAGCTTTTCTTTAGAAAATAACGTCTTGAATTGTTCGAAGTTGTCTGCTGGAACGATGAATTTATGGATATATGGACAGGGCCATTCATGGTGCCCGTCCAGCGCTTGTTTGAATTGTTCTCTTTTTGTCATGTGTGTCTCCTCGGACTGTTTGATGCCAGCGGTTTATATTATTTTGATTCGGACTGTCAAAAAGTGAGGATTGACACAGTATGATATGAATTTTTATCTGAAACATGATACAACTTCTCTTGATTTATAACATCATTTTTTTTCTGGTTTGAATACGGTAAAATCAGTCTTCGGATATTCAAAGTTGCAATGCTGGCGACGAATGAGGGAAAATGAGTGAAATTGTTGATGTACTGGTCGTGGACGACGAACGAATCAATCTCAAGTTGGTTGAGGGTATACTCAAGGGTCATGACCTGAATTTGGTCATGGTCTCTTCTGGTTCCCAAGCGCTTGAATGTCTTTCTGAATACGATTTTGCCGTGGCTTTGCTCGATGTGATGATGCCGGGCATGGATGGTTTTGAATTGGCCGAACAGCTTCGCAGCACCGAATCCTTTTATCATATTCCCATTATCTTCATTACGGCGATCAGCAAGGATCAGCGACATGTCTTTCGTGGATATGAACTTGGTGCCGTTGATTATTTGTTCAAGCCCGTGGAGCCAGAAGTTCTTCGCAGCAAGATCAACATTTTCGCTGATCTGCATCGGAAAAAACGGTACCTTGAGGAAACCACTTCACGCCTGGAGGCCACTGTCGAGGCGTTAGAAGCCTCCAGAATGGCATTGGAAAAATCGGAACAACGGTATCGTCTTGTCGCGGATTACAATTACGACTGGGAGTGTTGGATAGGGCCGGAAGGGGATATCCGGTATATTTCTCCGTCGTGTGAACGTATCAGTGGGTATGCTCCAGAATTGTTTGCGGATGATCCCGAATTGCTTGAACGCATCGTTCATCCTGATGATCGTGTCCGGTGGCTCAACTTTATGACGGATTCGGCTGTTGGTGGTGAAGCCAACCTGGACTTCAGGATATATGATGCCAACGTCAAGGTGCGCTGGTTGAGTCTTATCAAACACGCCATACGGACCGAAGAAGGGACTGATCTCGGAATCCGTATCAGTATGCGGGATGTGACCAGTCGAAAACGGATGGAAGAGCAACTCAAACACAGTGCGCTCCATGACATGTTGACTGGATTGCCCAATCGGGTGTTGTTTCTGGATCGACTCGGGCGTGCTGCTGATCGATCTGTCGAAGGAAATGATTTCTATGCTGTTTTATTTATTAATTTGGATAGATTTCAAGCGGTCAATGATCATTACGGGCATACGGTGGGCGATACACTGATGGTCTCCATTGGTGAAAAATTGCTCGGACTTGTCCGTCCTCTTGATACGGTTGCCCGATTTGGTGGAGATGAATTTGGCATATTGATTCATGAGATGGATTCGATTGACGCTGTCGCGTCCATGATTCAGACAATTCATGATTCTTTTAAACAGGCTATTGTCATTGATGGTGTCAAATTCAATGTGTCCGCCAGTGTGGGCTACGATATCGCGTCGGGGGCATATGTGGAGTTGGAAGAGCTTGTACACAATGCACAGGTCGCCATGAACAAGGCCAAGGAAAGTGGCAAGAATCGATTCGTGGCGTACCACAAGAGTATGCGCGAAGGGGTGATTAATATCCTGGCCCTTGAGAATGAACTGAAGCGTGCGCTCACGGCCCGAGAGTTTGAAGCGTACTATCAGCCAATTGTGAATTTGGCCGATGGTCGTCTGTATGGATTTGAAGCGCTTGTCCGATGGAATCATCCGGAACGGGGATTGGTCAATCCGGGAGAGTTTATTCCGGTTGCCGAGGAAACAGGCATTATCGTTGATCTTGGAAAGCAGGTACTTGAGCAGGCATGTACGGCCATGAATGCGTGGCGGCAGCAGTACCGTATTGCCGCCGAATTGAACATTGCCGTGAATATATCGGCCAAACAATTCAATGAGTCGTCTCTTGCCGTTGATGTGGCACAGATTCTGGAACGCTCCGGTTTGCCGCCGGAGTGCCTGAAGCTGGAAATCACGGAAACCGTTGTCATGCTGGATGCCATGAAGTCGGTCAATCAACTCAATCTTTTGAAAAAACTCGGAATATTATTGTCCATTGATGATTTTGGGACTGGCTATTCGTCCATGAACTATTTACAGAAGTTTCCGACAGATCAATTGAAGGTGGATTTGAGTTTTGTCCAGCGGATGGAATCAGCACCGGAAAATATCGAGATTATTCGTGCGATCGTCAATATGGCGCATAGTTTGCGTCTTCGTGTTGTGGCCGAGGGCATTGAAACTGAAAGGCAAAGAGACTTGCTTTATTCATTGCAATGCGATTACGGTCAGGGATATTTGTATTCGAAGCCGCTTTGCCAAGCGGATGCCGAAAATTTTATCAAAAATTCTGAATAATTCACAAAGTAGAAAGCAATTGGAGCTGTGTCCATGAACCTCAGTGCCCCGCAGTTGATCACCTGGATCATCGGAGTCCTCATAGGCCTTCTCGGTATATTCATTCAAATTGACGTCATGTCTGTTCCGGCCCTGGAAAATTTGGTGCGACCATTTTGGCTCGTTGCAACCGGATTTGTCATCTTGGCG is a window from the Pseudodesulfovibrio sp. JC047 genome containing:
- the cysK gene encoding cysteine synthase A, whose amino-acid sequence is MKIARDMTELVGNTPLVRLNRLTDGLKASVLAKLEFNNPCASIKDRIAKNMIEAALENGTISMDTTLVEPTSGNTGVGLAFVCAVKGMRLVLTMPESMSIERRKLLRGFGAELVLTPASKGMQGAIDRAHELVQETDNAFMLQQFENADNPAMHRCTTATEIWEDTDGTVDIFVAGVGTGGTITGVGEMLKQKKPSVKAVAVEPQTSSVLSGGTPGPHMIQGIGAGFIPSILNTTVIDEIIQIDNDTALETAKQLIMQEGILCGISSGANCAAAIELAKRPENEGKTIVFIVCDTGERYLSTPLFE
- a CDS encoding EAL domain-containing protein; this translates as MSEIVDVLVVDDERINLKLVEGILKGHDLNLVMVSSGSQALECLSEYDFAVALLDVMMPGMDGFELAEQLRSTESFYHIPIIFITAISKDQRHVFRGYELGAVDYLFKPVEPEVLRSKINIFADLHRKKRYLEETTSRLEATVEALEASRMALEKSEQRYRLVADYNYDWECWIGPEGDIRYISPSCERISGYAPELFADDPELLERIVHPDDRVRWLNFMTDSAVGGEANLDFRIYDANVKVRWLSLIKHAIRTEEGTDLGIRISMRDVTSRKRMEEQLKHSALHDMLTGLPNRVLFLDRLGRAADRSVEGNDFYAVLFINLDRFQAVNDHYGHTVGDTLMVSIGEKLLGLVRPLDTVARFGGDEFGILIHEMDSIDAVASMIQTIHDSFKQAIVIDGVKFNVSASVGYDIASGAYVELEELVHNAQVAMNKAKESGKNRFVAYHKSMREGVINILALENELKRALTAREFEAYYQPIVNLADGRLYGFEALVRWNHPERGLVNPGEFIPVAEETGIIVDLGKQVLEQACTAMNAWRQQYRIAAELNIAVNISAKQFNESSLAVDVAQILERSGLPPECLKLEITETVVMLDAMKSVNQLNLLKKLGILLSIDDFGTGYSSMNYLQKFPTDQLKVDLSFVQRMESAPENIEIIRAIVNMAHSLRLRVVAEGIETERQRDLLYSLQCDYGQGYLYSKPLCQADAENFIKNSE
- a CDS encoding DUF493 family protein codes for the protein MTKREQFKQALDGHHEWPCPYIHKFIVPADNFEQFKTLFSKEKLETKQSKTGKYISITMVSTMCSADHVMDVYEKAAEVPGLISL
- the epsC gene encoding serine O-acetyltransferase EpsC, with the translated sequence MEIPSYSLADVVALLVESGSDGSASHRYTEDAPMPSVEVLSQIVEDLRSVLFPGYYGPSEITPDTMPYYIGSTLDQLVRTLADQINRGYCFVCDSTEKHTCADCEIRAKKTAQEFITKLPSIRKALLTDVAAAYDGDPAAKTHGETIFCYPSIRALTNHRIAHELYLLGVDIIPRIIGEMAHSNTGIDIHPGATIGKSFFIDHGTGTVIGETTVIGDNVRIYQGVTLGAKSFPKGEDERLIKGLPRHPIVEDDVIVYAGSTILGRVTIGAGAVIGGNIWITRDVPPGSQIVQSRATQQSFENGGGI
- the nifS gene encoding cysteine desulfurase NifS, producing MKTIYLDNNATTQVDPAVFDAIKPYFTELYGNPSSMHRFGGQVGVEIKKARAAVASLLNCLPEEILFTSCGSESDNTAIRSALTAFPEKRHIITTAVEHPAVLSFCKFLEKKDGYEVTYLGTDEHGRLDMEEYKAAIRPDTAIVSIMWANNETGNIYPIKEMAQIAKDHDVLFHTDAVQAVGKVPIDLKDVPVDMLALSGHKLHAPKGVGALYVRKRTPFRPFLIGGHQEGSRRAGTENTTGIIALGTACELAQKNMNEENTRVRALRDKLENGLLSAVPNSILNGDKENRLPNTANISFGYVEGEAILLMIDQVGIAASSGSACTSGSLEPSHVLRAMDVPFTFAHGSIRFSLSRFNTEEEIDFVLETLPPIIKNLRKLSPFSPEKQGLGL
- the nifU gene encoding Fe-S cluster assembly protein NifU encodes the protein MWEYTDKVKDHFLNPRNVGILEDADGVGEVGSLACGDALTLYIKVHDNIITDAKFQTFGCASAIASSSALTELLIGKPVEEAEKLTNKDIAEYLGGLPREKMHCSVMGQEALEQAFKNMRGEAPPQAEHSHEGELICECFGIFDEEILRAIKENNLQTVEDITNFTKAGGGCGKCIEDLEKLLAQAKGESVCETPSSEPAFPAQGMTNIQRMHLIESVIDNDVRPPLQADGGDIKLVDIDGNEVVVQFLGMCSGCPSSQATLHNLVATKLNEKVDPDLIVREV